Proteins from a single region of Primulina tabacum isolate GXHZ01 chromosome 5, ASM2559414v2, whole genome shotgun sequence:
- the LOC142545410 gene encoding mediator of RNA polymerase II transcription subunit 10b-like: protein MDSSSQTTASVVAEAGGVATDGNGAMIQQSNDLSPMQSSGTAGISSDDPKQNLTQVIDSIQKTLGILHQLYLTVSSFNVASQLPLLQRMNTLVSELDNMTKLAENCNIQVPMDVINLIDDGKNPDEFTRNVLNSCIAKNQITKGKTDAFKGLRRHLLEELDLAFPDEVEAYREIRASSAAESKRIAQLQNSLPNGDVKVKSEI, encoded by the exons ATGGACTCCTCCTCACAGACCACGGCATCAGTGGTAGCTGAAGCCGGCGGCGTCGCGACCGACGGTAACGGCGCTATGATTCAGCAGTCGAACGACTTATCTCCTATGCAATCTTCCGGCACTGCAGGGATTTCTTCGGACGATCCGAAACAAAATTTAACTCAGGTCATTGATTCGATCCAGAAAACCCTAGGCATCCTACACCAGCTCTACCTCACCGTTTCATCTTTCAACGTTGCTTCCCAGCTCCCTCTCCTGCAGCGCAT GAATACATTGGTGTCGGAGCTGGATAACATGACCAAATTAGCTGAAAACTGTAACATTCAGGTGCCCATGGACGTTATAAA TTTGATTGATGATGGAAAGAATCCAGATGAATTCACTCGGAATGTATTGAATAGTTGCATTGCCAAGAATCAGATTACTAAAGGGAAAACAGATGCCTTTAAG GGACTGCGAAGACATCTACTTGAGGAACTAGACCTGGCATTTCCTGATGAAGTTGAAGCTTATAGGGAGATACGTGCATCATCTGCAGCT GAGTCCAAGCGTATAGCGCAATTACAGAACAGCCTGCCAAATGGAGATGTAAAAGTTAAGTCTGAAATTTGA
- the LOC142545411 gene encoding methionine gamma-lyase-like — translation MAAEATGNRSIAEFSNKKRGSSDDQWDQLAVAKKHQWSKVSPMHAVDPAEALANARHEFGEHGGVNMSIEASATFTVMEPETMARMFSGELGPDRDFFIYSRHFNPTVLNLSRLMAALEGTEAAYCTSSGMSAISCVLLQLCSSGGHVVASRTLYGGTHALLTHFFPRACNITTTFVDVRDVEMVRREIVEGRTKVLYFESMSNPTLTVANVPELCKIAHDKGVTVVVDNTFAPMVLSPARLGADVVVHSISKYISGGADIIAGAVCGPASLMNSMMDVHQGALMLLGPTMNPKIAFELSERIPHLGLRMKEHCHRALVYATRMKKLGLKVIYPGLEDHIDHTLLESISNKDYGYGGILCLDMGTEEKANRLMSLLQNCTQFGLMAVSLGYYETLMSCSGSSTSSEMNEDEKELAGISPGLVRMSVGYTGSLEQKWSQFEKALARMQDPSLLQKM, via the exons ATGGCGGCCGAGGCGACTGGCAACCGTAGCATAGCCGAATTTTCTAACAAAAAAAGAGGGTCTTCCGATGATCAATGGGACCAGCTTGCCGTGGCCAAGAAACATCAGTGGAGCAAGGTGTCGCCGATGCATGCGGTGGACCCGGCGGAGGCGCTGGCCAATGCCCGCCACGAATTCGGCGAGCACGGCGGCGTTAACATGTCCATCGAGGCTTCAGCCACCTTCACAGTCATGGAACCCGAGACCATGGCCAGAATGTTCTCCGGTGAATTGGGGCCCGACCGGGATTTCTTCATCTACAGCCGCCACTTCAACCCGACGGTGCTCAATCTCAGCCGCCTCATGGCTGCACTCGAAGGAACGGAGGCTGCCTACTGCACCTCTTCCGGCATGTCCGCCATCTCCTGCGTCCTCCTCCAGCTTTGCAGCTCCGGTGGGCACGTGGTGGCCTCCCGCACACTCTACGGAGGGACTCACGCGCTCCTCACCCACTTTTTCCCCCGCGCGTGCAACATAACGACGACGTTCGTGGACGTCAGGGATGTGGAGATGGTGAGGAGGGAAATAGTGGAGGGCAGAACAAAAGTCCTGTATTTCGAATCGATGTCGAACCCCACGCTGACTGTGGCTAACGTGCCGGAGCTGTGCAAGATAGCACACGACAAGGGGGTGACGGTGGTTGTGGACAACACGTTCGCGCCGATGGTGCTGTCTCCGGCGAGGTTGGGGGCGGACGTGGTGGTGCACAGCATCTCCAAATATATTAGCGGTGGCGCCGACATCATCGCAG GTGCTGTGTGCGGTCCAGCCAGCCTAATGAATTCTATGATGGATGTACATCAGGGGGCTCTCATGTTATTGGGGCCGACCATGAACCCGAAAATCGCATTCGAACTTTCCGAGAGGATCCCTCACTTGGGCCTTAGAATGAAGGAGCATTGCCATCGGGCCTTGGTGTATGCAACCAGGATGAAGAAGCTCGGTCTCAAAGTTATCTATCCGGGTCTGGAAGATCACATCGATCACACCCTGCTCGAGTCCATCTCGAATAAAGACTATGGTTATGGTGGCATTTTGTGTTTGGACATGGGAACCGAGGAGAAGGCCAATAGGTTGATGAGTCTTCTTCAAAACTGCACTCAGTTCGGGCTGATGGCTGTCAGCTTGGGGTACTACGAAACCCTGATGTCGTGTTCCGGGAGTAGCACGAGCAGCGAAATGAACGAAGATGAGAAAGAATTGGCTGGCATTTCTCCTGGGTTGGTGAGAATGTCGGTAGGCTATACTGGCTCGTTGGAGCAGAAATGGAGCCAATTCGAGAAGGCCCTCGCTCGAATGCAGGACCCGAGTTTACTTCAAAAGATGTAA
- the LOC142545412 gene encoding protein HLB1-like isoform X1: MSSKDYQSELQNGEPDPEAAVAPLSSDTLVNPEPPSSDPEATDEPPASSTEAIVSPPSSDPEATDAPPAAEPDPHLVHALPVNTEASPEEEISSELRDVDSRAVQSNEATGTEAKLTKAEGNRTFTMRELLNELKNGDLKNEDAREVDTPHSEPISEQQIEQNTAAMELINSVTGLDEEGRSRQKVLTFAARRYASALERNPEDYDALYNWALVLQESADNVSPESSSPSKDALLEEACKKYEEATRLCPTLNDAYYNWAIAISDRAKMRGRTKEAEELWKQATKNYEKAVRLNWNSPQALNNWGLALQELSAIVPAREKQTIVKTAISKFRAAIQLQFDFHRAIYNLGTVLYGLAEDISRTGGHVSAKEVTPDEFYSQSAIYIAAAHALKPNYSVYTSALKLVRSMLPLPYLKVGYLTAPPVGIPVAPHGDWKRTQFVLNHEGLQQIIKLEQRQSSPSLSSKSADSPISKPAIKVNVADIVCVSACADLTLPPGAGLCIETIDEPVFLVSDSWESLEGWIDAIRLVYTIFARGKSDVLAGVITG, encoded by the exons ATGTCTTCCAAAGATTATCAATCGGAATTACAAAATGGAGAACCCGATCCCGAAGCTGCTGTTGCACCGCTATCCTCCGATACTCTAGTTAATCCCGAACCGCCGTCTTCCGATCCCGAAGCTACTGACGAACCGCCGGCCTCCAGTACGGAAGCCATTGTCTCACCTCCATCCTCCGATCCCGAAGCTACTGATGCACCGCCTGCCGCTGAGCCAGATCCCCATCTCGTCCATGCTCTACCAGTCAATACGGAAGCATCACCGGAAGAAGAAATTTCGTCAGAGTTGAGGGATGTTGACTCGCGTGCTGTGCAATCTAACGAAGCTACCGGGACTGAAGCGAAGCTGACTAAGGCAGAGGGGAATAGGACCTTCACTATGCGGGAATTGTTGAATGAATTGAAAAATGGAGATCTAAAGAACGAGGACGCAAGAGAGGTCGATACTCCTCATAG TGAACCAATTTCGGAGCAGCAAATTGAACAGAATACCGCTGCTATGGAGTTGATTAATAGTGTTACTGGTCTTGATGAAGAAGGTAGATCTCGTCAAAAGGTTCTTACATTTGCTGCGAGAAG ATATGCTAGTGCGCTGGAGAGAAATCCAGAGGATTATGATGCTTTGTACAATTGGGCACTGGTTCTTCAG GAAAGTGCTGATAATGTAAGTCCAGAATCCAGTTCTCCTTCTAAGGATGCTTTACTTGAAGAGGCGTGTAAAAAGTACGAGGAGGCTACACGTCTCTGCCCTACGCTAAATGAT GCTTACTATAACTGGGCTATAGCAATCTCTGATCGGGCAAAGATGCGTGGCCGTACAAAGGAAGCCGAAGAACTTTGGAAACAG GCTACGAAAAATTATGAAAAGGCAGTCCGACTCAATTGGAACAGTCCCCAG GCGCTTAACAATTGGGGACTTGCTTTGCAG GAACTGAGTGCCATAGTTCCTGCTCGTGAAAAACAGACCATAGTGAAAACTGCTATTAGTAAG TTCCGTGCTGCGATTCAGTTGCAGTTTGATTTTCACCGGGCAATTTACAATTTGGGAACTGTCCTG TATGGATTAGCAGAGGATATTTCAAGAACTGGAGGTCACGTTAGTGCAAAGGAGGTTACCCCTGATGAGTTTTATAGCCAGTCTGCTATCTACATTGCAGCTGCACATGCACTGAAACCTAATTACTCA GTTTACACTAGTGCATTGAAGCTTGTACGCTCCATG CTGCCTCTACCATATCTTAAGGTTGGATATCTGACTGCGCCACCTGTGGGTATTCCAGTTGCACCTCATGGTGATTGGAAACGTACTCAGTTTGTACTAAACCATGAAGGGCTCCAACAG ATTATCAAACTGGAGCAGAGGCAATCCTCACCAAGTCTTTCATCAAAATCAGCAGATTCACCTATTAGCAAACCTGCAATAAAAGTGAATGTCGCGGATATAGTCTGTGTATCAGCTTGTGCTGATTTAACCTTGCCACCTGGTGCAGGCCTCTGCATTGAAACAATTGATGAACCAGTTTTCTTG GTTAGTGATTCTTGGGAATCTTTAGAGGGGTGGATTGATGCTATTCGACTAGTTTACACAATTTTTGCACGGGGAAAGAGTGATGTTTTGGCAGGTGTAATAACTGGGTAA
- the LOC142545412 gene encoding protein HLB1-like isoform X2 — translation MSSKDYQSELQNGEPDPEAAVAPLSSDTLVNPEPPSSDPEATDEPPASSTEAIVSPPSSDPEATDAPPAAEPDPHLVHALPVNTEASPEEEISSELRDVDSRAVQSNEATGTEAKLTKAEGNRTFTMRELLNELKNGDLKNEDAREVDTPHSEPISEQQIEQNTAAMELINSVTGLDEEGRSRQKVLTFAARRYASALERNPEDYDALYNWALVLQESADNVSPESSSPSKDALLEEACKKYEEATRLCPTLNDAYYNWAIAISDRAKMRGRTKEAEELWKQATKNYEKAVRLNWNSPQALNNWGLALQELSAIVPAREKQTIVKTAISKFRAAIQLQFDFHRAIYNLGTVLYGLAEDISRTGGHVSAKEVTPDEFYSQSAIYIAAAHALKPNYSDNPLHPSLELRLFFSSILSQNSTLARTFSFMNLFFPCPFFPSAQFSILLK, via the exons ATGTCTTCCAAAGATTATCAATCGGAATTACAAAATGGAGAACCCGATCCCGAAGCTGCTGTTGCACCGCTATCCTCCGATACTCTAGTTAATCCCGAACCGCCGTCTTCCGATCCCGAAGCTACTGACGAACCGCCGGCCTCCAGTACGGAAGCCATTGTCTCACCTCCATCCTCCGATCCCGAAGCTACTGATGCACCGCCTGCCGCTGAGCCAGATCCCCATCTCGTCCATGCTCTACCAGTCAATACGGAAGCATCACCGGAAGAAGAAATTTCGTCAGAGTTGAGGGATGTTGACTCGCGTGCTGTGCAATCTAACGAAGCTACCGGGACTGAAGCGAAGCTGACTAAGGCAGAGGGGAATAGGACCTTCACTATGCGGGAATTGTTGAATGAATTGAAAAATGGAGATCTAAAGAACGAGGACGCAAGAGAGGTCGATACTCCTCATAG TGAACCAATTTCGGAGCAGCAAATTGAACAGAATACCGCTGCTATGGAGTTGATTAATAGTGTTACTGGTCTTGATGAAGAAGGTAGATCTCGTCAAAAGGTTCTTACATTTGCTGCGAGAAG ATATGCTAGTGCGCTGGAGAGAAATCCAGAGGATTATGATGCTTTGTACAATTGGGCACTGGTTCTTCAG GAAAGTGCTGATAATGTAAGTCCAGAATCCAGTTCTCCTTCTAAGGATGCTTTACTTGAAGAGGCGTGTAAAAAGTACGAGGAGGCTACACGTCTCTGCCCTACGCTAAATGAT GCTTACTATAACTGGGCTATAGCAATCTCTGATCGGGCAAAGATGCGTGGCCGTACAAAGGAAGCCGAAGAACTTTGGAAACAG GCTACGAAAAATTATGAAAAGGCAGTCCGACTCAATTGGAACAGTCCCCAG GCGCTTAACAATTGGGGACTTGCTTTGCAG GAACTGAGTGCCATAGTTCCTGCTCGTGAAAAACAGACCATAGTGAAAACTGCTATTAGTAAG TTCCGTGCTGCGATTCAGTTGCAGTTTGATTTTCACCGGGCAATTTACAATTTGGGAACTGTCCTG TATGGATTAGCAGAGGATATTTCAAGAACTGGAGGTCACGTTAGTGCAAAGGAGGTTACCCCTGATGAGTTTTATAGCCAGTCTGCTATCTACATTGCAGCTGCACATGCACTGAAACCTAATTACTCA GACAATCCTTTGCATCCCTCCCTTGAACTCCGACTATTCTTCTCTAGTATTCTTTCACAGAACTCTACCCTTGCCAGGACCTTCTcttttatgaatttatttttcccaTGTCCATTCTTTCCATCTGCTCAGTTTTCCATCTTGTTAAAATAA
- the LOC142545413 gene encoding uncharacterized protein LOC142545413 yields the protein MKHLISSNPFSSAYPTMKTAVTTIPPSTYWRSLLQERFYFTPSIINQTLLSISRPVMTVKCSRNGAPESENSESLKDLLSDMVDDRVDLLLSKEENRLLLEGLEQASQRVERAKRELADIEKQEIEARIMKDYVKQLESRASEIAECQKEILEARLMVEEAELLLTEQGKVVSAKDKERLESVKAASIAAFTGVLAQLPISVTRVGSGPQLILPLAITFVCCALFGVTFRYAIRRDLDSFHLKSGTAAAFGLVKGLGAVEGGPPLELDASSILSHAFDGAVYISESLLIFSFAGVALDFCINVGILSPFPIDKSVPRT from the exons ATGAAACACTTGATATCTTCCAATCCTTTTTCCAGCGCATATCCCACCATGAAAACCGCAGTAACCACAATCCCTCCGTCAACCTACTGGAGGTCTCTGCTCCAAGAGAGATTTTACTTCACCCCCTCAATTATCAACCAAACGCTTTTGTCAATTTCGAGACCAGTCATGACTGTGAAATGCAGCAGAAACGGCGCCCCAGAAAGTGAAAATAGTGAGAGTTTGAAGGATTTGCTGTCTGATATGGTGGATGATAGAGTGGACCTACTGCTGAGCAAGGAAGAAAATCGGCTTTTGTTGGAAGGACTCGAGCAAGCCTCGCAGAGGGTCGAAAGGGCTAAGAGAGAGCTTGCTGATATTGAGAAGCAAGAAATCGAGGCCAGAATTATGAAGGACTATGTCAAGCAGCTAGAATCAAGAGCTTCCGAG ATTGCAGAATGCCAGAAAGAAATATTGGAAGCAAGATTGATGGTGGAAGAAGCAGAGCTTTTGTTGACAGAACAAGGCAAGGTTGTCTCAGCCAAAGATAAGGAGAGACTGGAATCTGTTAAAGCTGCATCAATCGCTGCTTTTACTGGCGTTCTTGCGCAACTTCCCATTTCGGTAACTCGGGTTGGTAGCGGCCCACAGCTGATTCTTCCTCTGGCAATCACCTTTGTTTGTTGTGCACTTTTTGGAGTAACTTTCCGCTATGCTATCAGAAGAGACTTGGACAGTTTTCATCTAAAATCAGGGACAGCTGCTGCCTTTGGCTTGGTCAAAG GCCTAGGTGCGGTGGAAGGTGGACCCCCATTGGAGCTAGATGCAAGCAGCATTTTGTCACACGCTTTTGATGGTGCTGTATACATTTCTGAAAGCCTTTTGATTTTTTCATTTGCTGGAGTAGCCCTAGATTTCTGCATCAATGTGGGAATTCTGAGTCCATTTCCAATTGATAAATCAGTTCCAAGGACATAA